TATCGATGTCCTCTGCTTTGAAGCGCTGCACCGCCAGAGTAAGTCAGATTATCTGGTATCTATTTCCTCTTCCCACCCACCGATGTCTCAAGGATTAGAGCTAGGGTGAAGGAGGGCTCATTAGCGTCGTTTACAACCCCAAGTCCTTGGTCCAGGCGTAGAAGGTCCCCGGCTTAATCCCTTCCCGCCGGCAGAGATCACTTACCCCCACCTCCCGTCTGAACCCCTCCAGGACGATGCGAACCTTCTCTTCCGGGGTGTACTTATGTCTTGCTGCCACTCT
The sequence above is drawn from the Dehalococcoidia bacterium genome and encodes:
- a CDS encoding transposase: MSQNIEDKTNAAEARTQETRGFMQQVRVAARHKYTPEEKVRIVLEGFRREVGVSDLCRREGIKPGTFYAWTKDLGL